In Glandiceps talaboti chromosome 16, keGlaTala1.1, whole genome shotgun sequence, a single window of DNA contains:
- the LOC144447541 gene encoding aspartyl aminopeptidase-like, with protein MQQAARQFIEYVNKSPSPYHAVEECRTRLLGAGFQELRETEHWTIQPKQKYFFTRNKSTMIAFAVGGQYKPGNGFSMVGAHTDSPCLKVKPDSKKIKNGYLSVGVECYGGGIWHTWMDRDLKIAGRVIVKNGDKLVHKLVHINRPIMFIPNCAIHLLRTHNENFSANKETQLVPVLATCVQMELLKPAETGEKSGVTCVDKHHSLLSQLLCDELKVSKEQLVDFELFLADAQPSVIGGALDEFLLSPRLDNLLNAYCAMEGLITSVQDGDTFEKDPNIRMINLYDNEEVGSQSAHGAESSLTEFVMRRLSAGGTSTSFEEAIPKSFLVSADQAHAVHPNYPEKHEDNHKVAFHKGVVFKINSNQRYATTAVTSSILRVIAEKANVPLQDFVVRCDMPCGTTIGPIISAKLGLRTIDIGMPQLGMHSIREMACTSSIYQATSLYKAFFEHYPAVNASLEME; from the exons ATGCAGCAAGCAGCAAGACAGTTCATAGAATATGTCAACAAATCTCCCTCACCATATCATG CTGTTGAAGAATGTCGTACCAGATTATTGGGAGCTGGTTTCCAGGAACTGCGAGAGACAGAACACTGGACGATACAACCAAAACAGAAATACTTCTTTACTCGCAATAAATCTACAATGATTGCCTTTGCTGTTGGCGGCCAATACAAACCAGGCAATGGTTTTAGTATGGTTGGAGCTCACACTGATAGTCCATGTTTGAAG GTGAAACCTGACTCTAAGAAAATCAAGAATGGTTATCTGTCTGTTGGAGTGGAATGCTATGGTGGAGGTATTTGGCATACATGGATGGACAGAGATCTGAAGATAGCTGGAAGGGTTATAGTCAAG AATGGTGATAAACTTGTACACAAACTGGTACATATCAACAGACCTATCATGTTTATTCCTAACTGTGCAATACATCTACTTAGAACTCACAATGAGAATTTCTCAGCTAATAAAGAAACTCAatt GGTACCTGTATTGGCAACATGTGTCCAGATGGAGTTACTGAAACCAGCTGAAACTGGAGAAAAATCTGGTGTAACTTGT GTGGACAAACACCATTCATTGTTATCTCAATTGCTGTGTGATGAGTTGAAGGTGTCCAAAGAACAACTTGTAGACTTTGAACTCTTCCTGGCAGATGCACAGCCATCA GTGATTGGTGGTGCTTTGGATGAGTTTTTGTTGTCACCAAGACTAGACAATCTCCTCAATGCTTACTGTGCAATGGAA GGTTTGATAACATCTGTACAAGATGGCGACACCTTTGAGAAAGATCCTAATATTCGTATGATTAATTTATATGATAATGAAGAG GTTGGATCACAGAGTGCCCATGGTGCCGAATCATCTCTGACAGAGTTTGTTATGAGAAGGTTATCAGCTGGTGGAACATCCACAAGTTTTGAAGAAGCCATTCCCAAGTCATTCCTAGTGAGTGCAGACCAGGCCCATGCAGTCCATCCAAATTACCC GGAGAAACATGAAGATAACCACAAAGTTGCTTTTCATAAG GGTGTTGTATTCAAGATAAACAGTAACCAACGCTATGCAACCACTGCTGTCACATCATCCATACTACGAGTTATTGCAGAGAAAGCAAATGTACCCTTACAG GACTTTGTTGTACGTTGTGATATGCCATGTGGTACAACCATAGGACCTATCATATCGGCCAAGTTAGGTCTGAGAACCATTGACATCGGAATGCCACAGCTGGGTATGCATTCTATCAGAGAAATGGCATGTACCAGTAGTATATACCAAGCAACTTCACTGTATAAA